A single genomic interval of Pseudomonas sp. FeN3W harbors:
- the rdgC gene encoding recombination-associated protein RdgC, protein MWFRNLLVYRLTQNVALDAETLEAALAAKPARPCASQELSTYGFVAPFGKGEDAPLVHVSQGFLLIATRKEERILPGSVVKDALKEKVDEIEAEQMRKVYKKERDQIKDEIIQAFLPRAFIRKSGTFAAIDAERGLILVNSASPKKAEDLLSTLREAIGSLPVRPLTVKIAPSATLTDWVKTQKSADDFFVLDECELRDTHEDGGVVRCKRQDLTSDEIQQHMEAGKQVTQLSLAWQDKLSFVLDDKLIIKRLRFEELLQDQAEQDGGEDALAQQDASFLLMMMTFREFLPALFEAFGGEEVPQGL, encoded by the coding sequence ATGTGGTTTCGTAACCTGCTCGTTTACCGTCTCACCCAGAACGTCGCTCTAGATGCCGAGACACTCGAAGCTGCACTGGCCGCCAAACCTGCCCGCCCCTGCGCCAGCCAGGAGCTGAGCACCTACGGTTTTGTCGCGCCCTTCGGCAAAGGCGAAGACGCCCCGCTGGTACACGTCAGCCAAGGCTTCCTGCTGATCGCCACGCGCAAGGAAGAACGCATTCTTCCGGGCAGCGTGGTCAAGGACGCGCTGAAGGAAAAGGTCGACGAGATCGAAGCCGAACAGATGCGCAAGGTCTACAAGAAGGAGCGCGACCAGATAAAGGACGAGATCATCCAGGCCTTTCTGCCGCGCGCCTTCATCCGCAAATCCGGCACCTTCGCCGCGATCGACGCCGAGCGCGGGCTGATTCTGGTGAACTCGGCCAGTCCCAAGAAGGCCGAGGACCTGCTGTCCACCCTGCGTGAAGCGATCGGCTCGCTGCCGGTGCGCCCGCTGACGGTGAAGATCGCGCCAAGCGCCACCCTGACCGATTGGGTCAAGACGCAAAAGTCCGCAGACGATTTCTTCGTGCTCGACGAATGCGAGCTGCGCGATACCCACGAGGACGGCGGCGTGGTGCGCTGCAAACGCCAGGACCTGACCAGCGACGAGATCCAGCAGCACATGGAAGCCGGCAAGCAGGTCACCCAGCTGTCGCTGGCCTGGCAGGACAAGCTGTCCTTCGTGCTGGACGACAAGTTGATCATCAAGCGCCTGCGCTTCGAGGAGTTGCTACAGGACCAGGCCGAGCAGGACGGTGGTGAAGACGCCCTTGCCCAGCAAGACGCCAGTTTCCTGCTGATGATGATGACCTTCCGCGAGTTCCTGCCTGCGCTGTTCGAGGCGTTCGGTGGCGAAGAAGTCCCCCAGGGCCTCTGA